The Candidatus Amarolinea dominans genome has a segment encoding these proteins:
- a CDS encoding PAS domain S-box protein produces MTTLFAASAGETDDRLITIFDTVPVAMGITTLADGRVIAVNTSFLEMFGYRRDEVIGRRTSELNIWANLGERPAIVQQLAAVGTLRNLEISFRARTGELRQALVSLQLITWGGESCMLSVVLDTTEQKRAEAEQRLLQTITLDIARAADLESALSLVLQRICEVGDWRLGEAWLFAEDKTVLVRGPVWHSDDDALAAFATASADVAFAPGLGLPGVAWQSAAPVWKHDVTQDENFARRALAERAGLKTALAVPVLADDQVMTVIALFSREERPRNARQIELVAAVAAQLGEVLRRKQAEAAQAQRLHEVTALVDLSAALQLELSTDKMTATLARHAETALGADSVVIMVRDVTDDLVVKQGRGQAESLVGHRFALEEMPSFCSLHVGGICSGQPGCPLLPFLDPQVQVACIPMYDGARIIGTLQVGVRRSTVLNGDDLRLLSGIANLASNALRRISLFQQVRLYRDMFVSASDAMVITDLRTIVLDVNPAFETLTGYTRAEAIGQKPSLLRSPHSTPSFYENMWRDILAQGSWTGEIVNRRKNGDLWHSYQSISTVRDEQGRPIAYIGIGRDVTQAKQRERELAAIASMSTVLRGARTRAEMIEIVVGEAPALFQARGASLSIYDPGTKSLTVELAAGTWAAATGMQLAPGAGISGQVLASGQPYVSPDVRTDSRLACPDLVVEPEWVASVPLIADEAPVGVLSIGRAAPIGSADLRTLVAIADMVARALQRVTLNDQLAAYAARVRAIMNTVPDGILLLDTNLRVVLSNPGADKALALLASWLPEQRLLALAGQSIEALLQTPDSGLAHELTHADHVFEVMACPLHSAPGDATPGADGWVLILRDVTQERAVLSRVQQQEHLAAIGQLAAGIAHDFKNIISVITLYSQILMRAPLAERDRQRLVTMSQQANHASRLIQQILDFSRRSAMERSAVDLLPFMKELVNLWERTLPENIQIRLNYDGPEYIVNGDPTRLQQVLMNLAINARDAMPQGGVLRLKLSHVDVAAGAPPPLPELTPGAWLRLAISDTGPGIPAAALPHIFEPFFTTKERGKGTGLGLAQAYGIVAQHDGFITVESRPGQGATFVIYLPLVVTLAAPAADSAAQEPLVGGHETILLVEDEATAREVISDTLDALGYNVLEAANGQAALEIFTRDPAQIALVLTDLVMPRMGGVELLQAVRAVRPGIKVVAMTGYPVEAEGQSLLTLGMTAWLQKPFNFEALATTLRRALIGQEAEEG; encoded by the coding sequence ATGACCACTCTTTTTGCAGCAAGTGCGGGCGAGACCGACGATCGCCTGATCACCATTTTCGATACCGTCCCCGTGGCAATGGGGATCACCACCCTGGCGGATGGCCGCGTCATCGCGGTGAACACCTCTTTCCTGGAGATGTTCGGCTATCGCCGCGACGAGGTGATCGGCCGCCGCACGAGCGAACTCAACATCTGGGCCAACTTGGGCGAGCGCCCGGCCATCGTGCAGCAGTTGGCCGCGGTCGGGACGCTGCGCAATCTGGAAATTTCCTTTCGCGCCCGCACCGGCGAACTGCGCCAGGCCCTGGTCTCCCTCCAACTCATTACCTGGGGCGGTGAATCCTGTATGCTCTCGGTCGTCCTGGACACCACCGAACAGAAACGCGCCGAGGCCGAACAGCGTCTCCTGCAGACCATTACCCTGGACATTGCCCGGGCGGCTGATCTGGAGAGCGCTCTCAGCCTGGTGCTGCAGCGCATCTGTGAGGTGGGCGATTGGCGCCTTGGCGAAGCCTGGCTGTTCGCTGAAGACAAGACTGTGCTGGTGCGCGGTCCGGTCTGGCACTCTGACGATGACGCACTGGCCGCGTTTGCCACAGCCAGTGCGGATGTTGCCTTTGCACCGGGATTGGGACTGCCCGGCGTGGCCTGGCAATCGGCCGCCCCGGTCTGGAAACACGATGTCACACAGGATGAGAACTTCGCGCGGCGCGCCCTGGCCGAACGGGCGGGCCTGAAGACGGCCCTGGCCGTGCCTGTGCTGGCCGACGACCAGGTGATGACCGTGATCGCCCTGTTCTCCAGAGAGGAGCGCCCGCGCAATGCCCGTCAGATCGAACTGGTGGCCGCGGTGGCTGCACAGCTCGGCGAGGTGCTGCGCCGCAAGCAGGCTGAGGCGGCCCAAGCGCAGCGGTTGCACGAAGTGACCGCGCTGGTTGATTTGTCGGCTGCTCTCCAGTTGGAACTCTCCACCGATAAGATGACCGCCACCCTGGCTCGCCATGCCGAAACGGCCCTGGGCGCGGACAGCGTTGTCATCATGGTGCGCGACGTGACCGATGACCTGGTTGTCAAGCAAGGCCGCGGCCAGGCCGAATCCCTGGTCGGTCACCGCTTTGCCCTGGAGGAGATGCCGTCGTTCTGCAGCCTGCACGTCGGCGGCATTTGCAGCGGTCAGCCCGGCTGTCCGCTGCTGCCTTTCCTGGACCCGCAGGTGCAGGTGGCCTGCATTCCCATGTATGACGGCGCACGCATCATCGGCACGCTGCAAGTGGGCGTCCGGCGCTCCACCGTACTGAATGGGGACGACTTGCGCCTGCTGAGCGGCATTGCCAACCTGGCCAGCAACGCGCTGCGCCGCATCTCGTTATTCCAGCAGGTGCGGCTCTATCGCGACATGTTCGTCAGCGCGTCCGATGCCATGGTCATCACCGACCTGCGCACCATCGTCCTGGATGTCAACCCGGCCTTCGAGACCCTGACCGGCTACACGCGCGCAGAAGCCATCGGGCAAAAACCCAGTCTGCTGCGCTCACCGCACTCCACGCCATCCTTCTACGAAAACATGTGGCGCGACATTTTGGCGCAAGGCTCGTGGACCGGCGAGATCGTCAATCGGCGCAAGAATGGCGACCTGTGGCATTCCTATCAGTCCATCTCCACGGTGCGCGACGAGCAAGGTCGGCCCATCGCCTACATCGGCATTGGCCGCGATGTGACCCAGGCCAAACAGCGCGAACGAGAGTTGGCCGCCATTGCCAGCATGAGCACCGTGCTGCGAGGTGCGCGCACCCGCGCCGAGATGATCGAAATCGTGGTGGGCGAAGCCCCGGCGCTCTTCCAGGCCCGCGGCGCATCCCTTTCGATCTATGACCCGGGCACCAAGAGTCTGACGGTGGAGCTGGCGGCCGGAACCTGGGCCGCGGCCACGGGGATGCAGTTGGCGCCCGGCGCGGGCATCAGCGGGCAGGTGCTGGCGAGCGGGCAGCCCTACGTCAGCCCCGATGTGCGCACCGACAGCCGCCTGGCTTGTCCCGACCTGGTGGTAGAGCCAGAGTGGGTCGCATCCGTGCCGCTCATCGCCGACGAAGCGCCGGTTGGCGTCTTGAGCATTGGCCGCGCCGCACCCATCGGCTCGGCCGACCTGCGCACCCTTGTTGCCATTGCCGATATGGTAGCCCGCGCCTTGCAGCGCGTCACCTTGAACGATCAGTTGGCAGCCTACGCCGCGCGGGTGCGGGCCATCATGAACACCGTGCCCGATGGTATCCTCCTGCTGGACACCAACCTGCGCGTGGTGTTGTCCAACCCCGGCGCGGACAAGGCGTTGGCGCTGCTGGCGTCGTGGCTGCCCGAGCAGCGTTTGCTGGCCCTGGCCGGACAGTCCATCGAAGCCCTGCTGCAGACGCCCGACAGCGGACTGGCCCACGAACTGACCCACGCCGATCACGTTTTCGAGGTCATGGCCTGCCCGCTGCACAGCGCGCCAGGCGACGCCACGCCCGGCGCTGACGGTTGGGTCTTGATCCTGCGCGACGTCACGCAGGAACGCGCCGTTCTCAGCCGCGTGCAGCAGCAGGAACACCTGGCCGCCATCGGCCAACTGGCCGCGGGCATTGCGCACGATTTCAAGAACATCATCAGCGTCATCACCCTCTACTCACAGATACTGATGCGTGCCCCCCTGGCCGAACGTGACCGCCAGCGGCTCGTTACCATGAGCCAACAGGCCAACCACGCGTCCAGGCTCATCCAGCAGATTTTGGACTTCAGCCGGCGCTCGGCCATGGAACGCAGCGCGGTGGACCTGCTGCCGTTCATGAAAGAACTGGTCAACCTGTGGGAACGCACCTTGCCGGAGAACATCCAGATCAGGCTGAACTACGATGGCCCGGAGTACATCGTCAACGGCGATCCCACACGCTTGCAGCAGGTCCTGATGAACCTGGCCATCAACGCACGCGACGCCATGCCCCAGGGCGGCGTGCTGCGTCTCAAGCTCAGTCACGTGGACGTGGCGGCCGGCGCGCCGCCGCCGTTGCCCGAACTGACCCCGGGCGCATGGTTACGCCTGGCGATCAGCGACACCGGCCCCGGCATTCCGGCCGCGGCTCTGCCGCACATCTTCGAGCCGTTTTTCACCACCAAAGAGCGTGGAAAAGGAACCGGGCTTGGATTGGCCCAGGCTTACGGGATCGTGGCCCAGCACGATGGCTTCATCACCGTGGAAAGCCGGCCCGGTCAGGGCGCCACGTTTGTCATCTACCTGCCGCTCGTGGTCACGCTGGCCGCACCGGCCGCTGACAGCGCCGCGCAGGAGCCGCTGGTCGGGGGCCATGAAACCATCCTGCTCGTCGAAGATGAAGCGACTGCGCGCGAGGTCATAAGCGACACCCTGGATGCCCTGGGCTACAACGTCCTGGAAGCAGCCAACGGCCAGGCCGCGCTGGAAATTTTCACTCGCGACCCGGCCCAGATCGCACTCGTGCTGACCGACCTGGTCATGCCCAGGATGGGCGGGGTTGAGCTGCTTCAGGCCGTGCGGGCCGTGCGTCCGGGCATCAAAGTGGTTGCCATGACCGGCTATCCCGTCGAAGCCGAGGGGCAGTCCCTGCTGACCCTGGGCATGACCGCCTGGCTGCAAAAGCCCTTCAACTTCGAGGCGTTGGCCACCACCCTGCGCCGGGCACTGATCGGACAGGAAGCAGAGGAAGGCTAA
- a CDS encoding alkaline phosphatase family protein → MSKPRILVFGLDGGSFNFISGWLADGKLPNLARLVAQGTAGELESSLPPVTSPAWKCYAAGKYAGKLGVFWWQQLDPRTREVITPTSLSFKSAEVWDYLNQAGLRTGVIGVPRTYPPKALNGFMVCGGPDVSQTGYTSPPELAAELEQALDYELNIKGDFFDATQDSPVVQEALAVIDKTFAAGAYLHRKDPVDFLHITTFDLNRLQHFFFDEAPTLWAWQIVDKWLGELAPQFDYTLVMSDHGTAKVAKVFFLNAWLKQQGYLFTRTRPADLLFRLGLNRTTISRLLDVLHLKRLFPFELMRRIAYLLPSSTGVFGEFGNQAVVQRVDWTRTRAFALAQGPIYINRINRDLVPTEAAYQALCAELIQAIEAIRDPETGARVFVKVYRRDEAFHGPYAADGPDLLALNADEYHNRAGLAQPDPFQAHWQWKGNNRRFGMCILHGPGIRQQAEISGARIVDLAPTILHLADVPLPDDLDGRVLGDAFEPGSTLAQRPLRYQPSLTAAAGPDHSADAGYDAEVASRLTGLGYLG, encoded by the coding sequence ATGTCCAAACCACGCATTCTTGTTTTTGGCCTCGACGGAGGCTCGTTCAATTTTATCAGCGGTTGGCTGGCCGACGGCAAACTGCCCAACCTGGCGCGGCTCGTGGCGCAGGGGACGGCCGGGGAACTGGAGAGCAGCCTGCCGCCTGTCACCTCGCCGGCCTGGAAATGCTACGCCGCGGGCAAATACGCCGGCAAGCTGGGCGTCTTCTGGTGGCAGCAGCTCGACCCGCGCACGCGTGAGGTCATCACCCCCACCTCGCTCAGCTTCAAGAGCGCGGAGGTGTGGGATTATCTGAACCAGGCCGGCCTGCGCACCGGCGTCATCGGCGTGCCGCGCACCTATCCGCCCAAAGCGCTGAACGGCTTCATGGTCTGCGGCGGGCCGGATGTCAGCCAGACCGGCTACACCTCCCCGCCGGAGTTGGCGGCCGAGCTGGAGCAGGCGCTGGACTACGAACTGAACATCAAGGGCGATTTCTTCGACGCCACCCAGGACAGCCCGGTGGTGCAGGAGGCACTGGCTGTCATTGACAAGACCTTCGCCGCGGGCGCGTATCTGCACCGCAAGGACCCCGTGGATTTCCTGCACATCACCACGTTCGATCTGAATCGCCTGCAGCACTTCTTCTTCGACGAGGCGCCGACCCTGTGGGCCTGGCAGATCGTGGACAAATGGCTGGGCGAGTTGGCGCCGCAGTTCGACTACACCCTGGTCATGTCCGATCACGGCACGGCCAAAGTCGCCAAAGTCTTCTTCCTCAACGCCTGGCTGAAACAGCAGGGCTACCTCTTCACCCGCACGCGGCCGGCCGATCTGCTCTTCCGGCTGGGCCTCAACCGCACCACCATCAGCCGCCTGCTCGATGTGCTGCACCTCAAGCGCCTCTTTCCGTTCGAGCTGATGCGCCGCATCGCGTATCTGTTGCCCAGCAGCACCGGCGTCTTTGGCGAGTTTGGCAATCAGGCCGTGGTGCAGCGCGTGGACTGGACGCGCACCCGCGCCTTTGCCCTGGCCCAGGGGCCAATCTACATTAACCGCATTAACCGCGACCTGGTGCCGACCGAAGCGGCCTACCAGGCCCTGTGCGCTGAACTGATCCAGGCCATCGAGGCCATACGTGATCCGGAGACCGGCGCCCGCGTCTTCGTCAAGGTTTACCGCCGCGACGAGGCGTTTCACGGCCCCTATGCCGCGGACGGGCCTGATCTGCTGGCCCTCAACGCGGACGAATACCACAACCGGGCCGGCCTGGCGCAGCCCGATCCGTTCCAGGCGCACTGGCAGTGGAAGGGCAATAACCGCCGTTTTGGCATGTGCATCCTGCACGGCCCTGGCATCCGCCAGCAGGCTGAAATCAGCGGCGCGCGCATCGTTGACCTGGCGCCGACCATCCTGCACCTGGCGGATGTCCCCCTGCCCGATGATCTCGACGGCCGCGTGCTTGGCGATGCGTTCGAACCTGGCTCCACGCTGGCGCAGCGGCCGCTGCGCTATCAGCCCAGCCTGACCGCCGCGGCCGGCCCGGACCACAGCGCCGACGCGGGCTACGACGCCGAAGTGGCCTCCCGCCTCACCGGGTTGGGGTACCTGGGGTAG
- a CDS encoding DegT/DnrJ/EryC1/StrS family aminotransferase: MMPFGGIVITNPVLPWARGRFLPPSATPHTAADLAASLAAAARGGAEAAFARDLAALTGCPSVHLTASGRAAFFLILEAGKRLRPDRREVVLPAYTCPVLAYAAHAAGLRVRLVDMDPLTLDYDRAALERAIGPQTLAVVSVHPLGLPRPLDGVRARAHAAGAFFVDDAAQAFGARGPEPATCTGAQGDAGLFSFGPGKPLSAGGGGAALFNDASLAAAAAEIFAAWPRPRLASQLLAWARIAALAAAFHPRGWWWVARLGLDAAGDDPRTWQFARQPLNAPAAALGQRLLPQLAGWNAQRQANAQRLLADLPAQAGLTPIAAAAGSQPIYLRLPLLARSPAQRADLIARLRRAGIGAGRLYGHTLAEILRRPFPAALSGPTAVNLGDDFPGATEIAQRLLTLPTHPYMRESDLALVRMEIGDQRRGEGEKGGRAEVQRAKCRVQSEERGRRGEAEKGKRRILVFHAPDTRSPISDL, translated from the coding sequence ATGATGCCTTTCGGAGGAATTGTTATTACGAATCCTGTTTTGCCCTGGGCGCGGGGGCGCTTTCTGCCGCCGAGCGCCACACCGCATACGGCTGCTGACCTAGCTGCCAGCCTGGCCGCGGCGGCGCGCGGCGGCGCTGAGGCTGCGTTTGCCCGCGATCTGGCCGCGCTGACCGGCTGTCCATCCGTTCATCTGACGGCCAGCGGCCGCGCGGCCTTTTTCCTGATCCTGGAAGCAGGCAAGCGTCTGCGCCCTGACCGCCGGGAGGTGGTGCTGCCCGCATACACCTGCCCGGTCCTGGCCTATGCCGCGCACGCCGCGGGGCTGCGCGTGCGCCTGGTGGACATGGACCCGCTGACGTTGGACTACGACCGCGCCGCGCTGGAGCGCGCGATCGGGCCGCAGACATTGGCCGTGGTCAGCGTACACCCGTTGGGCCTGCCGCGGCCGTTGGACGGCGTGCGCGCCCGCGCCCACGCCGCCGGCGCCTTCTTCGTGGACGACGCCGCGCAGGCCTTCGGCGCACGCGGCCCTGAGCCAGCGACCTGTACGGGTGCGCAGGGCGACGCCGGGCTGTTCAGCTTCGGGCCGGGCAAGCCGCTGAGCGCGGGGGGCGGGGGCGCGGCGCTTTTCAACGACGCCAGCCTGGCCGCGGCCGCCGCGGAAATTTTCGCCGCCTGGCCGCGGCCGCGCCTGGCGTCACAACTCCTGGCCTGGGCCAGAATCGCGGCGCTGGCGGCCGCGTTTCACCCGAGGGGCTGGTGGTGGGTGGCGCGGCTGGGCCTCGATGCGGCCGGCGATGATCCGCGCACCTGGCAGTTTGCCCGCCAACCGCTCAACGCGCCCGCGGCCGCACTGGGCCAACGCCTGCTGCCGCAACTGGCCGGCTGGAACGCGCAACGGCAGGCCAACGCGCAGCGCCTGCTGGCAGACCTGCCCGCGCAGGCCGGCCTGACCCCCATCGCGGCCGCGGCCGGCAGCCAGCCCATCTACCTGCGCCTGCCGCTGCTGGCCCGCAGCCCGGCGCAGCGCGCTGATCTGATCGCCCGCCTGCGCCGTGCTGGCATCGGCGCCGGCCGCCTGTACGGCCACACCCTGGCGGAAATCCTCCGGCGCCCATTCCCCGCTGCGTTGTCGGGGCCAACCGCCGTCAACCTGGGCGATGATTTCCCTGGCGCGACCGAAATCGCCCAACGCCTGCTCACCCTCCCCACCCATCCGTACATGCGGGAGAGCGATCTTGCGCTAGTGAGGATGGAGATTGGAGACCAGAGAAGGGGAGAAGGGGAGAAGGGGGGAAGGGCAGAAGTGCAAAGGGCAAAGTGCAGAGTACAAAGTGAGGAGAGGGGGAGAAGGGGAGAAGCGGAGAAGGGGAAGCGGCGAATTCTCGTCTTCCACGCACCCGATACCCGATCTCCGATCTCCGATCTCTGA
- a CDS encoding GNAT family N-acetyltransferase encodes MIEVHEGQDAAAWDEFVLAAPQASYFHLAAWQNIYREVYGLRLFALVAQDAGAVVGVLPLCAVHAWPARVHVTSLPGGWCAASPSAAAALIEAATALTRRLDAAYLVLRDSPDPLPWAGESAPGADGWHTVARHVTVRQSLHAGADALWQGFSHDLRNLLRRGQRAGFELSWDADQLDAWYPAFAETAQRKGTPVHSRRFFHRAQAHFPERFTLLVMRHNDELVGGGCQFLLGQTVWCTWGAIRPPFLRQHATYLMYWEIMAHFAGLGWAAVDFGRSATDSGHAAFKRRFGQQQPLYQHVWLHRQRTLPGLIAQARPAGSLSLAQRLWQRLPPAVAEALSAIVRRRIPFG; translated from the coding sequence ATGATCGAGGTGCATGAGGGACAGGACGCCGCGGCCTGGGATGAATTCGTCCTCGCCGCGCCGCAGGCCAGTTATTTTCACCTGGCCGCGTGGCAAAACATCTACCGTGAGGTCTACGGTCTGCGCCTCTTTGCCCTGGTCGCGCAGGACGCGGGCGCCGTTGTGGGCGTGCTGCCGTTGTGCGCCGTCCATGCCTGGCCGGCCAGGGTGCATGTCACTTCGCTGCCAGGCGGGTGGTGCGCGGCCAGCCCGTCCGCGGCCGCCGCGCTGATCGAGGCCGCGACCGCGCTCACGCGCCGCCTGGACGCGGCCTACCTGGTGCTGCGCGACAGTCCTGATCCGCTGCCCTGGGCCGGCGAATCGGCGCCCGGCGCGGACGGCTGGCACACGGTGGCGCGTCATGTCACCGTGCGCCAAAGCCTGCACGCGGGCGCGGACGCGCTGTGGCAGGGCTTTTCGCACGATCTGCGCAACCTGCTGCGCCGCGGGCAGCGGGCCGGTTTCGAGCTGAGCTGGGACGCCGATCAACTGGACGCCTGGTATCCGGCCTTCGCGGAGACGGCGCAGCGCAAGGGGACGCCCGTACACAGCCGGCGCTTCTTCCACCGGGCGCAGGCCCACTTCCCGGAACGCTTCACGCTGCTGGTCATGCGTCACAACGACGAATTGGTGGGCGGCGGCTGCCAGTTCCTGCTGGGGCAGACGGTTTGGTGTACCTGGGGCGCGATCCGGCCGCCGTTCCTGCGCCAACATGCCACCTATCTGATGTACTGGGAGATCATGGCGCACTTCGCCGGGCTGGGCTGGGCCGCAGTGGATTTTGGGCGCAGCGCGACCGATTCCGGCCATGCCGCGTTCAAGCGGCGCTTCGGGCAGCAGCAGCCGCTCTATCAGCACGTCTGGCTGCATCGTCAGCGCACGCTGCCCGGGCTGATTGCGCAGGCGCGGCCCGCGGGCAGCCTGAGCCTGGCCCAGCGCCTGTGGCAGCGCCTGCCCCCGGCCGTGGCGGAAGCCCTCAGCGCCATCGTGCGCCGTCGCATTCCGTTCGGGTAG
- a CDS encoding MFS transporter, which translates to MTHLFSALHNREFRRYWAAQMLSQSGAWMQTTAQSWLVYRLTGSALALGATWFLPLLPVIPLTLLGGALADRMPRRRLIILTQSGLLLQALLLTMLTALGLIQVWHIMVLEFFLGALGALDVPARQSLLLEMVGPADLPNAVGLNAAAFNAARVIGPALAGILIARVGEAGCFGINAASFSIVIVTLIFLRLPFPATLDRRGSLGGSVLAGVTYLRGQPNLLRMIGILSLCSLVFAPYVVVPVFARDVLHVDATGLGLLMAAVGVGAVVGGLLAAGYQGTRRLAWLIGASLVFGLGQIAFALSSAFALSALLLAVGGAAFVVSQSLTNSLLQLHTPGELRGRVLSFYALLSIGSGRLGGLLIGAGASVWSAPLALAVGAALCLLGICALSPPMLLSRSNRDGQG; encoded by the coding sequence GTGACTCATCTCTTCAGCGCCCTGCACAATCGGGAGTTCCGGCGCTACTGGGCGGCGCAGATGCTCTCGCAGAGCGGCGCGTGGATGCAGACCACCGCGCAGAGCTGGCTGGTTTATCGGCTGACCGGCTCCGCGCTGGCCCTGGGCGCCACCTGGTTCCTGCCGCTGCTGCCGGTGATCCCCCTCACCCTGCTGGGCGGCGCGCTGGCCGACCGCATGCCCCGCCGGCGCCTGATCATCCTGACGCAGAGCGGGCTGCTGCTGCAGGCCCTGCTCCTGACCATGCTCACTGCGCTGGGGCTGATCCAGGTCTGGCACATCATGGTGCTGGAGTTCTTCCTGGGCGCGCTGGGCGCGCTGGACGTGCCGGCCCGGCAGTCGCTGCTGCTGGAAATGGTCGGGCCGGCCGATCTGCCCAACGCGGTGGGGCTGAACGCGGCCGCGTTCAACGCCGCCCGCGTCATCGGCCCCGCGCTGGCCGGCATCCTCATCGCCCGCGTGGGCGAAGCGGGCTGCTTTGGCATCAACGCCGCCAGCTTCAGCATCGTCATTGTGACGCTCATCTTCTTGCGCTTGCCCTTCCCCGCGACGCTCGACCGCCGTGGCAGCCTGGGAGGGAGTGTCCTGGCCGGTGTTACCTATCTGCGGGGCCAGCCGAACCTCCTGCGCATGATCGGCATCCTCAGCCTGTGCAGCCTGGTGTTTGCCCCGTATGTGGTCGTGCCGGTGTTTGCGCGTGACGTTTTGCACGTGGACGCGACGGGCCTGGGCCTGTTGATGGCGGCCGTGGGCGTAGGCGCGGTCGTCGGCGGCCTGCTGGCGGCTGGCTACCAGGGGACGCGGCGCCTGGCCTGGCTGATCGGCGCCAGCCTGGTCTTCGGCCTGGGTCAGATCGCCTTTGCCCTCTCGTCAGCGTTTGCCCTTTCGGCCCTGCTGCTGGCAGTGGGCGGCGCCGCGTTTGTCGTGTCACAATCGCTCACCAATTCGCTGCTCCAGTTGCACACGCCGGGCGAGTTGCGCGGCCGCGTCCTCAGCTTCTACGCCCTGCTCAGCATCGGCAGCGGCCGTTTGGGCGGCCTGCTCATCGGCGCCGGCGCCAGCGTATGGAGCGCCCCGTTGGCCCTGGCCGTTGGCGCCGCCCTGTGCCTGCTCGGCATTTGCGCTCTCTCCCCCCCTATGCTACTATCCCGCTCTAACCGTGACGGGCAAGGCTGA